The DNA window GAGGATATCCCTGCCCTTCTGCGTGAGCTTGCCGATCTGCTGGATGCTCATGTCGACGGCAGCGGACAGGACATCATGCTCTATTATCTTGCGGCACGCCTGCGCGAACGCGCCGACAAGCCCCTCGACTAGGCAGGCGGGGACGGTAATGTCCGCGCGATGACAACGCGACTCAGCGAAAAGGAAATCGATTGCCTGCGCGGCGTGGCCGAGCTGAAAAGCTCGAAGCAGATCGCGCGTGAGCTGGATGTCTCGTCGCACACCGTGGATGCGCGGTTGAAGCGAGCGATTGCGAAACTCGGCGCGGCAGATCGCTTCGATGCAGCCAGAATATTCCAGGCGATCGAAGATTCCGAAAATTCCAGCGGACCCCAGAATGCACGCTCCGCCGCGGCGTTCGAGGCTCCGGATGCCTCTGAAGAAGAGGTCCGGACTTTGGTATATCAGACCCCGGATTTTCCGGATTCCGCGGGTTTTGGACCACAAGCATTCCCGTCACCCGATGGGGCCGGCGGCGACGGAAACGATGCCACCAGACTTCGCGACAGCGCGTTCGCGGCGGACTGGGCAGATCATTCTTCCTACCTGCCGATCCCGCGTCATCGGGGGGAGCGCAACGAGCTCACCGCTCTGCAGCGCCTCGGCTGGATCGTATCGATCGCTGTCGGGAGCGTGATCATTTTCGGTGGTCTCATGGGTGGCCTCAGCGCTCTCTCCACGCTGTTCAGCTGAACGGCGCGTATCGATCATGCGTCCATGCGGCGCATCGGTGGGAGTAGAAGCGATGAGGAACCAGAGGATTGCAGCCGCTCGCGATGTGGCCGAAAAACTGCATGCGGCAGAAGCGGCGATCGACGAGGCCTTCGCCCGCGTGGCCCAGCTGAACATGGCGCTGCCGGAAGCGCGCCGTTCGGCCAATCTTTCGGCAGTGGTCGCGCAAGATGTATTCTCCCGCGCCGCAGGCAGCATGCAGCATCTTGCCGCCGCACGGCAGGAGATGGTTTCGGCGCATGAGGGACTTTTCGAGGCGCAGACCGATATCGGGCTGGCGCGCATGAACTTCGGCCGTGGTGGAGAGAAAACTCTCACCGGCGCCAGCAACGGACTTCAGGTGGTTTCGGACGCCGCCTGAGGGGGGAGGCCACGGGATTGACTGGACTCACCCCAAATGGTTCGGTCGGTCCCGTGGTACTTCAAACACTCTACGACGTAACGCTCGTCCTATGCTGCCTCTACGCCTTTATCGCGGGTGGGCGCACCGAAAAGCTAGGCAGCCTGCTGACGCTTACGGCCAGCATTGTTTCGGTGCTGATATGGTACCGACCGTTGGAATGGAGGGCAGTCCATTGGAATATGTTCGCAGTGGACCTCGTCACCTTTCTTCTGGCGACATGGCTCGCGATCCGCAGCGATCGGTTTTGGCCGATGTGGTTCGCCGGGTTTTGCTTGGTCGGAGTGATGACGCATCTGGCCGTAGCCGCAATGCCGAATTTCGCTTCGATGGCTTATTCGCTAAGCCAGGGTTTCTGGGCCTATCCGGCGATGTTGGCGCTGGTGATCGGCACCTGGACTCATCGGCGCGGGATGCGGGGCTACGGGCTCTCTGCGTCCTGATCGCCGATCTCTCTGCCGATCCTGAAGCGACCGCGGCCTTATTGCTCACGCGTTTCGGATCGCTCGCCAACACGCTGGATGCCAGCTGCGAAGCCCTAACAGCCTGCGCCTCCCCGGCGATTGCCAATCGTATTCTAGCTGCCCGCGCGACCCATCTTGCCGCGGAAACAGACCAGATCGGCAGACGACCGCTGATGTCTGATCCAGATCGGCTCGATAGCTACCTGCGCAAACGCCTCGCTCATCGCGGGAAAGAGCAGATCCGTACGCTCTTCCTCGACCGGATCGGGCGCCTCATCGCGGATGAATGCGTCTGCGACGGCACCGTGGACGAATCCGCCATCTTCCCGCGCGAGCTGGTACGCAGGGCACTTGAGCTCGACGCCAGCGGCCTGGTGCTGGCACATAATCACCCCTCGCTCGACCCCCGCCCAAGCAGTGCCGACATCCGCGTCACTCACCGATTGGCAGAGGCGGCCGCTTCTCTCGACATCACTCTCGTCGACCATATCATTGTCGGCGCTTCCAATTTTTCCATGCGCGCAGCAGGTCTGTTGCGATAATCCGGCGATCAGACCTACGAATGCTCCGCTCCTTGGTTGACGCGTTGAGCGAGCAGTGATTGAGCGCTCGGGATGCTGCTTAAGACGTTCTACTTCTGCTTCCTCGGCACCTGCTGCACTTACGCTTGGGCGCTTGGAGGCCGGGACGAGCGGCTGGGGGTTCTCATCGTTCTCGGCGCGACAGTGTTTTCACTCGATCCGGTATTGGGCGGAGTAGACTGGAGCCGTCATGACGTCGATCTGGCAATAGTGGACATCCTTACTTTTCTCGCCGCTGCCACGCTTGCTTTGTTCAGCACGCGATTCTGGCCATTATGGATGGCCGGGTTCTGCTGCGTCGGCGCCGCAGTAAATATCGCGGTCGCCATGTCGCCTGGACTGGCACCCAAGGCCTATGCATATGCCGAAGGATTCTGGGCTTACCCGGCGATCGCCGCAATCGCGATCGGCGCTTTCGGCAGGCGACAAGCGAGTATGCGGACGCTACCGCATCGGCCCAAGACGGTTGATTGATCGCACGGACGCGGTGATAGCTTGCAGGTATGAACCTAACCGGCCCGACCTCGCAGAGTATCATTTCGCAGCGCACGCGGTTGCATTATGTCGACTGGGGAAATCCCGACAAACCGCCGCTGATCCTGCTGCATGGCGGGCGCGATCATGCGCGCAGCTGGGATTGGACGGCGATGCAGCTGCGCGAGGATTGGCATGTCATCTGTCCCGATCTTCGCGGTCACGGCGACAGCGAGTGGAACATGTCCGGCGATTATCCGATCACCGGCTATGTCTATGATCTGGCGCAGTTGGTGCACCAGCTTGGCCTCGCCCCCGTCACCATCGTCGCGCATTCGCTGGGCGGCAATATCGCGCTGCGCTTCACCGGCCTTTACCCTGATCAAGTACGGCGCCTCGTCGCGATCGAAGGCCTCGGCCCGTCCCCCGCGATGCAGGAAAAGCGGCTCGAGGTCTCGTTCGACGAGCGGATGCGCCGCTGGATCCACGACAAGCGCGCGGCGGCGGCGCGGCTGCCCAAACGCTATGCAAGTTTCGAAGAAGCCTATGCCCGGATGATGGAGGCGAACACCTATCTATCGGCCGAACAGGGCCACCATCTCACCCTCCATGCCGTGATGCGCAACGAGGACGGCAGTTACAGCTGGAAGTTCGATCCCTATGTCCATGTCTGGCCGACGATCGATCTTCCCTATGAGGAGATCGAGACCCTGTGGGGACAGATCGACTGTCCGACGCGGCTGATCTACGGGCAGGACAGTTGGGCTTCAAACCCCGAAGAAGACGGGCGGATCAGGTTCTTTCGCAATGCCAGCGTCTCCTCCTACGAGAAGGCCGGCCACTGGGTGCACCATGACCAGTTCGACCGGTTTATCGCAGAGCTGCAGGAATTTCTGTGAGCCAGCGATCGCTCAACGCTGTGCGCGCGGTTTCCAGGTGATGACGCGATAAACATAGAACAGCACGATTGCGGCGATGGCGGCGGTCGATATCGGGCCGACATAATCGTCGATCTTGCTGAAGTTGCGGCCCAGATAATAACCCGCACCCGTCAGGATGACGTTCCAGATCATCGCGCCCGCAAAGGTGGCGATCAGAAAGCGGAGATGCCCCATCCGGAACAGGCCCGCGGGCAGCGACACGATAGTGCGGAAGGCGGGCATGAAGCGCAGGACAAAAACGATCTTCCCGCCATGGCGCGTGAACAGGCGATTGATCTTCTGGATATCCTCCCACTCCAGCGTCAGCCAGCGGCCCCAGCGATTGACGAAACCTTCAAGCCGCCGAAATCCGTAGAAGCGTCCCAGCAGATACCAGGCGTAATTGCCCAGCGTCGAACCGACCGTTCCGGCAAAGACCACCGCCTCGAAATTCATCTGTCCCTGGCCCACCTCGATGCCAGCAAGCCCCATGATGATCTCCGACGGAATTGGCGGAAACACATTCTCCAGAAACATCAGAAAAGCGATGCCGATATAGCCGCCATTGGCGACCAGATGGACGATCCATTGGCTCACCTGTCGGTACGATCATTCTGGCTGCGCTCTTTCAGACGCCGCTCGATAGCATCCCAGATCATCCCGGCACTGTCGGTACCGTTGAATTTATCGATTGCGACAATGCCGGTGGGGGAAGTCACGTTGATCTCTGTCAGCCATTTGCCGCCGATCACGTCGATGCCCACAAAGACAAGGCCCAAGCGGCGCAGTTCCGGCCCCATCGCATCGCAGATTTCGCGCTCGGTTTCAGTCAGGTCCGCCGCTTCGGCATAGCCGCCCTGCGCCAGGTTGGAACGGAACTCGCCCTCGCCCGGCTTGCGGTTGATCGCGCCGGCAAACTCGCCATCGATCAGAACGATGCGCTTGTCGCCCTTTTCAATGTCCGGAAGGAAAGGCTGCACCATATGCGGCTCCTTCCAGGTCTGGTTGAACATCTCGACCAGGGCGGAGAGATTGTCGCCATCCTCGCCGATCCGGAACACCGCCTTGCCGCCATTGCCGTGCAGCGGCTTTATGACGATCCGCTTGTGGCGGTCATGAAAATCCCGAATTTCGTCGAGGCGGCGCGTGATGAGCGTTTCGGGCATGTAGCGCCGATAATCGAGCACATAGACCTTCTCCGGCGCATCGCGCACCGCCTTGGGGTCGTTCACCACCAGCGTCTCGTCTGCAATGCGCTCCAGCAGCCAGGTGCCGGTCAGATAGCCTGTATCGAACGGCGGGTCCTGCCGCATCAGCACCACATCGATATCGCTGCCCAGATCGATCGTCACCGGATCGCCAAGCTTGTAATGGTCGCCCGCAATGCGCTGCACCGTCACTGGAAACGCCCGCGTGGTCAGCCGTCCATCCCGCCACGTCAGATCGCGCACGTCATAATAGAACTGCTCATAACCGCGTTCCTGCCCCTTCAGGAGGATGGCAAAACTCGAATCGCCGTTGATGTTGATTCCTTCGAGCGAATCCATTTGGATGGCGGCTTTCATGGCGTTCCTTGCTGTTTGAGCCTTCTAGCGGGCGTGCCAGACGTTGCGCATATGGCGCGGCAGGCGGCCGGGTGCCACCAGGATGATATCGAACCGCGCATCGAAGCGTTCCCCGCAATAATGGGGAATGGCCACTTCCGCCGCAGCCGCCACCCGGCGAAACCGATAATCGTCGATCGCGCTGTCCAGCCTTTGCGTGCTGGCACGCGCCTTCACCTCCACGAAAGCAACGACGCCTCCACGCCGCGCCACGATGTCGATCTCCCCGCGCGGATTGCGCACCCGCTGGCCAAGAATGCGATAGCCATGCAAGCGCAGCCACCAGGCCGCGATCGTCTCCGCCCGCCGTCCAAGTGCTTCGGCGGCAAGGCGGTTCATCCCCGCGCCTTCAGTTCGGTTGCAAGATCGAACAGCGCCTTGCGATCACGCCCGAAGCGCTTCGCCACCTCGCCCGCTGCCTTGGACGCCGGCAAACGCTCCATCGCCTCGATCAGCGCGGCTTCGATCGCGCCCTCATCCGCCTCCTGTGTTTTGTCGTCCGCGGGCGGACCGACCAACAGCACGATTTCCCCCTTCGGCGCTTCGTCAGCATAGCGATCGGCAAGTTCGGCGATTGAGCCGGTCACCACTTCCTCATGACGCTTCGTCAGTTCGCGCGCGACCACCGCTTCCCGCGCGCCGCCCAGATGCGCCGTCATCGTTGTCAGCGTTTTGCCCAGCCTTGGCCCGCTTTCGTAGAAAACCAGCGTGGCGCGCAATGCCCTCACTTCATCCAGCATATCGCCCCGCGCTTTTTCCTTGGGCGGCAGGAAGCCGGCGAACAGAAACCGGTCGGTCGGCAGGCCGCTGATCGAAAGCGCCATCACGGCGGCGCTTGGCCCCGGCGCGCTGGTCACCATCACCCCGGCTTCCCGCGCGGCGCGCACCAGCTTGTAGCCGGGATCGGAGATCAGCGGCGTTCCGGCATCGCTGACCAGCGCCACCACCCCGGCCCGCGCCGCCTCCACCAGCGCATCGCGATCGGCCTCCCCGCTATGATCGTGATAGGGCCGCATGGGCTTCTTCAGCCCCAGGTGCCGCAGCAGCTTCGCGGTGACGCGGCTGTCTTCCACCGCGATCAGATCGGCAGCTTCCAGGATCGCGGCAGCGCGCGCGCTCACATCTCCCAGGTTGCCGATCGGCGTGGCGACGATATAGATGCCGGAAGGAAAATCGTTTTGCATGAGGGTAGGTCATGACAGAAGCAGTTGCGGCGCGGCAAGCCGCCTTGGACTTTGGGCGGACACGCAGTCGCACGGCGACATGGCTGAAACGTTGCAGCGTTGCCGCTGGACTGACCTTGCTGGCAGGGTGTAACACGCTGCTGCCCAGTGGCGGACGGCGTCCGCCGCCACGGACCGACAGCGCCCCCGTTTCCGCGCCCGCACCCACCGAAAATGTGGTGAGTGCGGACGACAGCCGTCACAAGATCGCGTTGCTGCTGCCGACTTCGGGCGAGAATGCCGATATCGGACAGTCGATTGCTAACGCGACCACGCTGGCGCTCCTGGACATCAACGCCTCCAACATCCGCATGACCACTTACGATACCGCGCGCGACCCGCGCGGCGCGGCGCAGCGTGCGGTGGCGGACGGCAACAGCCTGATCCTCGGCCCGCTGCTAGGCGATAATGTCGTGACGGTCGCCGGCGTCGCGCAGCAGCGTAATGTACCGATCATCAGCTTTTCCAACGATTCGGGCGTGGCGGGCCGAAACGTCTTCATCCTGGGCCATTTGCCTAGCCAGTCGATCGACCGCGTCGTCCGTTACGCTGTGAACCATGGCAAAAAGCGGATTGCCGGTCTGGTGCCGCAAAATGTTTACGGTCAGCGCGCCACCGGATCGCTCACGTCCGCGGTGCGCGCGGCAGGCGGTACGTTGACGGCGATCCAGCCCTATGATCGCACCAGCCAGTCGGTCGACGCCGCCACCAAGGCGCTGGCCCAGGCTGGACCTTATGATGCGGTGCTGATTGCCGACACCGGCCGCGCCGCCATGGCCGCCGCGCCGCTGCTGCGCCGCAACGGCGCAGGCACAGCGCAATTTCTCGGCACCGAGCTGTGGAATACAGAGAGCGCGCTCGCCGGATCGATCCCGATGCGCGGCGCGATCTTCGCCAGCGTCTCGGACGATCTCTACCGTCAATATGCGCAGAAATATCAAACCCGCTTCGGTAAGATGCCGTTCCGCCTTTCCAGCCTGGGCTATGATGCCGTGCTGCTCGTCGCCAACATCGCCAAGGACTGGCGCGTGGGCACGCCCTTCCCCGTCCAGCGGCTGACCGACCCACAGGGCTTCATCGGCATCGACGGCAGTTTCCGACTGCTCCCGAACGGCCTCAACCAGCGCAATCTGGAGGTTCAGGAGGTTGAGGACGGCAAGTTCGTGACCATCGACCCGGCTCCTCGCGGTTTCTGAGCGGACCACAATTTAGCGCTATTTCGGGCGGCGGGGGGAACGAAGACCCGCCCCGCCCGCTTGCCCTCCTGAACGCAACAGCAGGAGAGACGCATGTCCATCGCCGAAATGATCGCCGACCATCCTCAGGTCAAAGAAGAAGACCCCGCGCTGGGTCAGGCCGTCCGCCATGCCATGTATTGCGCGGCCATCTGCAACAGCTGCGCCGATGCGTGCAGTGCCGAGGAAGAGGATATGCGCCAGTGCATCCGCAGTTGTTCGGACTGTTCGGACATCTGCACCGCCACCTACCGCACGGCAAGCCGCCGCACCGCGGGCAATGTCCTTCTGATCATGGGCATGTTCGAACTGTGCATCCAGGCATGCGAGCAATGTGCCGAGGAATGCGAAAAGCATGACGATCCGCACTGCAAGCGCTGCGCAAAGATGTGCCGCGAGACGATCGAGGATTGCCGCAAGGCGCTCGAGTTCATGAAAAAGGACAACGGATAAGAAAAAGGCGAGCCTCGCAGGCTCGCCTTTTCATTCCATCGGCCATTGCGAGAACAGCGCCTGCCGGCGCCCTCGCAGTGGCAATATTCGAAGCCTAGGCTGCTTCTTTGCGCATCTTGTTGAGCTTCTTCAGCACCATCTGCCGCTTCAGGCGCGACAGATGATCGATGAAGAGAATGCCTTCGAGATGATCCATCTCGTGCTGAAGGCAAGTGGCCCAGAGGCCCTCCATCTCTTCCTCATGCACGTTCCCGTCCAGATCCTGCCAGCGAGCGCGGATCGTCGCCGGGCGCTCGACATCGG is part of the Novosphingopyxis iocasae genome and encodes:
- the gshB gene encoding glutathione synthase, with protein sequence MKAAIQMDSLEGININGDSSFAILLKGQERGYEQFYYDVRDLTWRDGRLTTRAFPVTVQRIAGDHYKLGDPVTIDLGSDIDVVLMRQDPPFDTGYLTGTWLLERIADETLVVNDPKAVRDAPEKVYVLDYRRYMPETLITRRLDEIRDFHDRHKRIVIKPLHGNGGKAVFRIGEDGDNLSALVEMFNQTWKEPHMVQPFLPDIEKGDKRIVLIDGEFAGAINRKPGEGEFRSNLAQGGYAEAADLTETEREICDAMGPELRRLGLVFVGIDVIGGKWLTEINVTSPTGIVAIDKFNGTDSAGMIWDAIERRLKERSQNDRTDR
- a CDS encoding four-helix bundle copper-binding protein → MSIAEMIADHPQVKEEDPALGQAVRHAMYCAAICNSCADACSAEEEDMRQCIRSCSDCSDICTATYRTASRRTAGNVLLIMGMFELCIQACEQCAEECEKHDDPHCKRCAKMCRETIEDCRKALEFMKKDNG
- a CDS encoding response regulator transcription factor is translated as MAELKSSKQIARELDVSSHTVDARLKRAIAKLGAADRFDAARIFQAIEDSENSSGPQNARSAAAFEAPDASEEEVRTLVYQTPDFPDSAGFGPQAFPSPDGAGGDGNDATRLRDSAFAADWADHSSYLPIPRHRGERNELTALQRLGWIVSIAVGSVIIFGGLMGGLSALSTLFS
- a CDS encoding alpha/beta fold hydrolase, translating into MNLTGPTSQSIISQRTRLHYVDWGNPDKPPLILLHGGRDHARSWDWTAMQLREDWHVICPDLRGHGDSEWNMSGDYPITGYVYDLAQLVHQLGLAPVTIVAHSLGGNIALRFTGLYPDQVRRLVAIEGLGPSPAMQEKRLEVSFDERMRRWIHDKRAAAARLPKRYASFEEAYARMMEANTYLSAEQGHHLTLHAVMRNEDGSYSWKFDPYVHVWPTIDLPYEEIETLWGQIDCPTRLIYGQDSWASNPEEDGRIRFFRNASVSSYEKAGHWVHHDQFDRFIAELQEFL
- a CDS encoding penicillin-binding protein activator; the protein is MTEAVAARQAALDFGRTRSRTATWLKRCSVAAGLTLLAGCNTLLPSGGRRPPPRTDSAPVSAPAPTENVVSADDSRHKIALLLPTSGENADIGQSIANATTLALLDINASNIRMTTYDTARDPRGAAQRAVADGNSLILGPLLGDNVVTVAGVAQQRNVPIISFSNDSGVAGRNVFILGHLPSQSIDRVVRYAVNHGKKRIAGLVPQNVYGQRATGSLTSAVRAAGGTLTAIQPYDRTSQSVDAATKALAQAGPYDAVLIADTGRAAMAAAPLLRRNGAGTAQFLGTELWNTESALAGSIPMRGAIFASVSDDLYRQYAQKYQTRFGKMPFRLSSLGYDAVLLVANIAKDWRVGTPFPVQRLTDPQGFIGIDGSFRLLPNGLNQRNLEVQEVEDGKFVTIDPAPRGF
- a CDS encoding JAB domain-containing protein; amino-acid sequence: MLTRFGSLANTLDASCEALTACASPAIANRILAARATHLAAETDQIGRRPLMSDPDRLDSYLRKRLAHRGKEQIRTLFLDRIGRLIADECVCDGTVDESAIFPRELVRRALELDASGLVLAHNHPSLDPRPSSADIRVTHRLAEAAASLDITLVDHIIVGASNFSMRAAGLLR
- a CDS encoding YraN family protein, whose amino-acid sequence is MNRLAAEALGRRAETIAAWWLRLHGYRILGQRVRNPRGEIDIVARRGGVVAFVEVKARASTQRLDSAIDDYRFRRVAAAAEVAIPHYCGERFDARFDIILVAPGRLPRHMRNVWHAR
- a CDS encoding DedA family protein; the protein is MSQWIVHLVANGGYIGIAFLMFLENVFPPIPSEIIMGLAGIEVGQGQMNFEAVVFAGTVGSTLGNYAWYLLGRFYGFRRLEGFVNRWGRWLTLEWEDIQKINRLFTRHGGKIVFVLRFMPAFRTIVSLPAGLFRMGHLRFLIATFAGAMIWNVILTGAGYYLGRNFSKIDDYVGPISTAAIAAIVLFYVYRVITWKPRAQR
- the rsmI gene encoding 16S rRNA (cytidine(1402)-2'-O)-methyltransferase, with protein sequence MQNDFPSGIYIVATPIGNLGDVSARAAAILEAADLIAVEDSRVTAKLLRHLGLKKPMRPYHDHSGEADRDALVEAARAGVVALVSDAGTPLISDPGYKLVRAAREAGVMVTSAPGPSAAVMALSISGLPTDRFLFAGFLPPKEKARGDMLDEVRALRATLVFYESGPRLGKTLTTMTAHLGGAREAVVARELTKRHEEVVTGSIAELADRYADEAPKGEIVLLVGPPADDKTQEADEGAIEAALIEAMERLPASKAAGEVAKRFGRDRKALFDLATELKARG